The sequence CCGACAGTGAAACCATAGAAGAACTACAGGAACTTTATTCCGAACTGGAAAGTCACATGGAAGGTGTACAAAGCAGCTCATAGTTCCATACCAGAAAAAAATCAGCAATCATTATTCAATTATTCACGATAAACAGCATGAACAGCACATCATCATTCAATGCTGAAGAGCACCAGAAAATGCTCCGTTCCTATTTCAACGGAAACGGATTCAATCGCTGGTCATCAATTTACGGAAACGAAAAACTCTCCACCGTTCGCACCACGGTCCGACAAGGCCATGCCGTTATGATGGACAGAGCTTTTGAATGGCTTCAGCAACTCAACCTGCCCGACAATTCGACAGTCCTCGACGCAGGATGCGGAACGGGCCTTTTCAGCATTCGCCTTGCAGGTAACGGTTATAATGTCAAGGCTGTCGACATTGCCGCTCAGATGGTCAACAAGTCACGTGAAGAGGCTATTTCAAAAGGAGTTGAGGACAAGATAAATTTCGAGGTAAACACTATTGAATCGGTTAAAGGCACCTATGATGCAGTCGTTTGTTT is a genomic window of Prosthecochloris marina containing:
- the bchM gene encoding magnesium protoporphyrin IX methyltransferase; the protein is MNSTSSFNAEEHQKMLRSYFNGNGFNRWSSIYGNEKLSTVRTTVRQGHAVMMDRAFEWLQQLNLPDNSTVLDAGCGTGLFSIRLAGNGYNVKAVDIAAQMVNKSREEAISKGVEDKINFEVNTIESVKGTYDAVVCFDVLIHYPAEGFIEAFTNLASLTKGPIIFTYAPYNRILAFQHWLGGFFPKKERRTTIQMITDENMKKAMEQTGMVVKNREKISFGFYHTMLMYAERK